One genomic window of Geoanaerobacter pelophilus includes the following:
- a CDS encoding helix-turn-helix domain-containing protein, with translation MSRLELAERLRKAREAVGLSIGDAATRLGFTNYQTLSNIEKGDREVKASELAQFAKTYFCNLNNLLMGDDVPQPAVHFLWRRAPSERKSEIEASIKHRFEEYHLLEKLLGLVEEGSGPVISVSPADIRTYHQVDALAAKVSNLLNMGSRPALSLQKVMEQMLRTKILFIELSEFGSAASTVHPEFGAAIVVNSEEAPWRINFTLAHELFHIITWNTFNPSDLEQDEALFKDIEKKAERFASTLLLPESAVREELNARIKEQKLSFSDIVDIAREFGVSTQALLYRMANMRFIEWEKANDLARNDELLMIDRRIRRDADYETPSSERFTLLAVKCLRKGLISRGKFSELLDIDRADIDEFLEYRGLSEAEGESIEIMAS, from the coding sequence ATGTCGAGATTGGAATTGGCTGAACGTCTCCGAAAGGCCCGCGAAGCGGTTGGCTTGTCGATTGGCGATGCAGCAACTCGTCTTGGTTTCACCAATTACCAGACACTGAGTAATATCGAAAAAGGTGATCGGGAGGTAAAGGCGAGCGAGTTGGCTCAATTTGCCAAAACGTATTTCTGTAACTTGAACAACCTGCTCATGGGGGATGATGTACCACAGCCAGCCGTGCATTTTCTCTGGCGCCGGGCTCCTTCCGAACGAAAAAGTGAAATAGAGGCATCGATAAAGCACAGATTCGAGGAGTACCATCTACTTGAAAAATTGCTCGGCCTGGTAGAAGAAGGATCTGGTCCTGTTATTTCCGTTTCACCGGCAGACATCCGCACCTACCATCAGGTTGATGCATTGGCCGCCAAGGTGAGTAACCTTCTCAACATGGGCAGCAGGCCTGCACTTTCATTGCAGAAGGTTATGGAGCAGATGCTCCGTACCAAAATTCTCTTTATCGAGTTGTCCGAGTTTGGTTCCGCTGCTTCAACGGTTCACCCTGAATTTGGCGCCGCCATCGTCGTTAATAGCGAAGAAGCACCATGGCGCATCAATTTCACTCTTGCCCACGAACTGTTCCATATCATCACCTGGAATACGTTCAACCCTTCGGATCTTGAGCAGGATGAAGCACTGTTCAAGGATATTGAGAAAAAGGCCGAGCGCTTTGCCTCGACTCTGCTCCTCCCGGAAAGTGCAGTTCGTGAAGAGTTGAATGCGCGGATAAAGGAACAAAAGCTTTCCTTTTCGGACATTGTCGACATTGCCCGGGAATTTGGCGTTTCAACACAGGCGTTGCTCTATCGAATGGCGAACATGCGTTTCATCGAATGGGAAAAAGCGAACGATCTGGCAAGAAACGATGAGCTTTTGATGATCGACCGGCGCATCAGAAGGGATGCTGACTACGAAACCCCCTCTTCGGAAAGATTCACACTGCTTGCAGTGAAATGTCTCCGCAAGGGATTGATTTCTCGTGGCAAGTTCTCAGAACTGCTTGATATTGATCGCGCTGATATTGATGAGTTTCTTGAATATCGGGGATTGAGCGAGGCGGAGGGCGAGTCGATTGAAATTATGGCTTCTTGA
- a CDS encoding DUF2188 domain-containing protein, with translation MSRKEHHVVPNSNGGWDVVKPGAQRVSVHTETKREAINQGRTISQNQQSEFIIHNKNGRISGADSHGNDPFPPRG, from the coding sequence ATGTCACGAAAAGAACATCATGTAGTGCCGAACTCAAACGGCGGGTGGGATGTTGTCAAACCGGGAGCTCAGCGAGTATCCGTTCACACGGAGACAAAGAGGGAAGCAATTAATCAGGGGAGAACAATCAGCCAGAATCAGCAGTCAGAGTTCATCATCCACAACAAGAACGGCAGAATATCCGGGGCAGACAGTCACGGTAACGACCCATTTCCACCCAGAGGTTAA
- a CDS encoding nucleotidyl transferase AbiEii/AbiGii toxin family protein: MHEAVTRMLAKYEPKSVDDSVRALREIIQEVALLGLWRAKFFEHAAFYGGTALRILYGLDRFSEDLDFSLLTPSPDFNLARYTASLEEELLAFGFNVRVEMVDKAVESAVQSAFLKANTRNELLVIEAGEELAGQVAAGQVLKVKIEVDTDPPPGFNTSTRYLLQPIPFAVRSYTLPDLFAGKMHAILYRKWKNRVKGRDWYDFVWYAANHPQLNLAHLEQRMRQTGHWNGEAPLSSAAFRDLLFDTITRLDVNQARKDVAPFVNDQQMLTLWSHDFFHDVAGRIQTEG; encoded by the coding sequence ATGCATGAGGCGGTGACCCGCATGCTTGCCAAATATGAACCGAAGAGCGTTGACGATTCAGTCAGAGCACTACGGGAGATTATTCAGGAAGTGGCGCTGCTCGGACTCTGGCGGGCCAAGTTTTTTGAGCACGCCGCATTCTACGGCGGTACGGCTCTGCGCATCCTGTACGGACTCGACCGGTTTTCCGAGGATTTGGATTTCTCACTCCTGACGCCATCCCCCGATTTTAATCTGGCTCGGTACACGGCATCACTTGAGGAAGAACTCCTGGCATTCGGTTTCAATGTCCGGGTAGAGATGGTTGACAAGGCGGTGGAATCTGCGGTGCAGTCTGCATTCCTCAAGGCGAACACCCGTAATGAACTCCTGGTCATTGAGGCCGGTGAGGAACTTGCCGGTCAGGTTGCAGCCGGCCAGGTGCTGAAGGTGAAGATCGAGGTGGACACGGACCCACCGCCCGGTTTTAACACCTCGACCCGCTACCTGCTGCAACCAATCCCGTTTGCCGTCAGGAGCTATACACTCCCGGATCTCTTTGCCGGCAAGATGCATGCTATTTTGTACCGCAAATGGAAAAACCGGGTGAAAGGCCGCGACTGGTACGATTTTGTCTGGTATGCAGCTAATCATCCGCAGCTGAACCTTGCTCATCTTGAACAGCGGATGCGGCAGACCGGCCATTGGAACGGTGAAGCGCCATTATCTTCTGCGGCGTTTCGTGATCTGCTGTTCGATACCATCACCCGACTCGATGTAAATCAGGCGAGAAAAGACGTGGCGCCGTTCGTCAATGATCAGCAGATGCTTACTCTCTGGTCGCACGACTTCTTTCACGATGTTGCTGGCCGGATTCAAACTGAAGGATAA
- a CDS encoding type IV toxin-antitoxin system AbiEi family antitoxin domain-containing protein: protein MTNSLLLKSIPYEEFDYQTLLDSVHGYTQPRMKISGMLAKGDIVRVKKGLYILGESLRRRPFCRELLANLIYGPAYVSLEYALHYHGLTPERVETVTSVTCGRSRTFDSPVGTFSYRMIPMEAFRTGMDQVELDDGRSFLIAIPEKALADRIVADRGAGISTQKELHEYLLADLRIDPANLRGLDPARLAEIARHYRSRRVKLLADLITRLSKGAR from the coding sequence ATGACTAACAGCCTTCTGCTCAAGAGCATTCCCTACGAGGAGTTTGACTATCAGACTCTGTTGGATTCTGTCCACGGATATACACAGCCACGGATGAAGATTTCCGGCATGCTGGCCAAAGGGGATATAGTCCGCGTCAAGAAGGGGCTCTATATCCTAGGTGAGTCATTGCGCCGGAGGCCATTTTGTCGCGAACTGCTTGCCAATCTCATCTATGGTCCGGCCTATGTTTCCCTCGAATATGCGCTGCACTATCATGGCCTGACACCTGAACGGGTTGAGACGGTAACTTCGGTAACCTGTGGCCGCTCCCGGACTTTCGATTCGCCGGTCGGTACTTTTTCGTATCGAATGATCCCGATGGAAGCATTCCGTACCGGTATGGACCAGGTTGAACTGGATGATGGCCGTTCTTTTCTGATCGCCATTCCGGAAAAGGCTCTGGCAGACCGGATCGTTGCCGACCGGGGCGCCGGCATTTCAACGCAGAAGGAGTTGCATGAATATCTGCTGGCTGATCTACGCATCGACCCTGCAAATCTCCGTGGACTCGATCCGGCCCGACTTGCGGAAATCGCCAGGCACTACAGATCTCGCAGAGTGAAGCTGCTGGCCGATCTGATTACCCGTCTGAGTAAAGGAGCACGATAA
- a CDS encoding antitoxin Xre/MbcA/ParS toxin-binding domain-containing protein, which produces MALAHAKTADIDLTSDDSRSALSKMVIKLFHLWDLSTADQLDLLGLSPKSRAMLAKYGKGEALPGTRDILDRVGWLLAIHKALRLLYPQNEDIRYSWVSRRNTAFDNLTPLAVMKEQGIIGIAKVARYLDFYRGR; this is translated from the coding sequence ATGGCACTTGCTCACGCAAAAACAGCCGACATTGACCTCACTTCCGACGATTCACGAAGCGCACTATCGAAGATGGTCATCAAACTATTCCACCTCTGGGATCTTTCGACCGCCGATCAGCTCGATCTGTTGGGCCTGAGCCCCAAGAGCCGGGCCATGCTGGCAAAATACGGCAAGGGAGAAGCGCTGCCCGGCACCCGCGACATTCTGGACCGTGTCGGCTGGCTCCTGGCCATTCACAAGGCGCTGCGGCTTCTCTACCCGCAGAATGAAGATATCCGCTATTCATGGGTTTCCCGGCGGAACACGGCTTTTGACAACCTTACCCCACTTGCTGTCATGAAGGAACAGGGAATCATCGGCATCGCCAAGGTAGCCCGCTACCTCGATTTCTACCGTGGGCGCTGA